A window of the Candidatus Paraluminiphilus aquimaris genome harbors these coding sequences:
- a CDS encoding acyl-CoA thioesterase, whose protein sequence is MVPSYANFGGKVHGGTLMSLMDKVAYVCASKHAGNYCVTVSVDNVEFLQPVEVGEVIKLMGSVNYVGRKSLVVGIKVVAEDLQAGVSKHTNTCYFTMVAKSPDGKTAEVPALILKTQDDVRRYLSALQRKRLRTQDNEFMDKYRQNFVYDLASAELLQDQRCHVTLEPEE, encoded by the coding sequence ATGGTGCCGAGTTACGCCAACTTTGGTGGCAAGGTTCACGGCGGAACACTCATGTCGTTAATGGACAAGGTGGCCTACGTTTGCGCCAGCAAACACGCGGGAAACTACTGCGTCACAGTCTCCGTCGATAACGTAGAGTTCCTACAGCCGGTGGAGGTGGGCGAAGTTATCAAACTCATGGGGTCAGTCAACTATGTGGGACGTAAGTCGCTCGTGGTCGGCATCAAAGTCGTTGCCGAAGATTTGCAGGCAGGTGTGAGTAAACACACGAACACGTGCTACTTCACCATGGTGGCAAAGAGTCCCGACGGCAAGACTGCAGAGGTGCCGGCCCTCATCTTGAAAACACAGGATGATGTGCGCCGATATTTGAGCGCACTTCAGCGCAAGCGCCTGCGTACTCAAGATAACGAGTTCATGGATAAATATCGGCAGAATTTCGTTTATGATCTTGCCTCGGCAGAGTTACTGCAGGATCAACGCTGTCATGTGACCC
- a CDS encoding Coenzyme F420 hydrogenase/dehydrogenase, beta subunit C-terminal domain, which produces MTLIAVQEQDVAPHRKLCTDCGISRTSDPGRCGYACQFINPDYARLESAVHGRVRQTDGEIEPFFGVIQEMHQAALKPRRDGAQWTGITTRLGEALLTSGEVSAVLCVGPDEHDPWKPVPRLVTAAEDMASCRGMRMGYAPLLEQLEPAIAAGHKRLAVIGIPCQIYALRALENELDLEHLVVIGTPCSDNTTTENFHEFLSLLDDNPERINYLEFMPDFHVELRFHGGKTRRIPFLQLPIADLRDDFFPLTCRTCVDYVNTLSDITVGYMGGRGEQWLLVRNQKGQNALNSIRSELSLKAPSSGGKRHSAVKGFIENTRRATGGLPLRRMPQWLRPIVGKIMPLTGPKGLEFARTRLEMKAAESILHLRRAAPKRLRTMVPAHVWKLAEPYGLTPSEDER; this is translated from the coding sequence ATGACCCTCATAGCGGTGCAGGAACAAGACGTCGCACCGCATCGTAAGCTTTGCACGGATTGCGGTATCAGCCGCACCAGCGATCCCGGTCGCTGTGGTTATGCCTGCCAATTTATCAATCCCGATTACGCCCGGCTTGAGAGTGCAGTGCACGGTCGCGTGCGTCAGACCGACGGTGAGATCGAACCCTTCTTTGGTGTTATCCAGGAAATGCATCAAGCAGCGCTCAAGCCACGACGCGACGGCGCCCAGTGGACAGGAATTACCACACGACTGGGTGAAGCTTTATTAACCTCTGGTGAAGTATCGGCCGTTCTCTGCGTGGGACCTGACGAACACGACCCTTGGAAGCCCGTGCCGCGACTAGTCACAGCGGCCGAGGACATGGCGAGTTGCCGCGGTATGCGCATGGGATACGCGCCGCTTCTGGAACAATTAGAGCCTGCCATCGCCGCGGGTCATAAGCGACTTGCTGTTATCGGTATACCTTGTCAAATCTATGCACTGCGAGCCCTCGAGAACGAACTGGATTTAGAGCATTTAGTGGTTATCGGGACACCCTGTTCGGATAACACTACCACGGAAAATTTCCACGAGTTTTTGTCACTTCTCGACGACAACCCGGAGCGCATTAACTACTTGGAGTTTATGCCTGACTTTCACGTAGAGCTGCGGTTCCACGGTGGAAAGACACGGCGCATCCCTTTCCTCCAGCTGCCGATCGCTGACTTGAGAGATGATTTCTTTCCTCTCACCTGTCGCACTTGTGTTGATTACGTCAACACGCTGTCTGACATAACCGTTGGCTACATGGGCGGCCGCGGTGAGCAATGGCTGTTGGTGCGCAACCAGAAAGGTCAAAACGCCCTAAATTCAATTCGTTCAGAGCTGTCGTTAAAAGCGCCCTCGAGCGGAGGTAAACGCCATAGCGCAGTGAAGGGCTTCATTGAAAATACCCGCCGCGCGACAGGTGGACTTCCGCTTCGACGAATGCCGCAATGGCTGCGTCCTATCGTAGGTAAAATAATGCCGCTTACCGGTCCCAAAGGACTTGAATTCGCGCGCACGCGGTTGGAGATGAAGGCCGCTGAGTCGATACTTCACCTGCGCCGCGCCGCACCCAAGCGACTTCGTACGATGGTGCCGGCACACGTATGGAAGCTAGCTGAGCCCTATGGGCTCACTCCAAGTGAGGATGAGCGCTGA